The sequence below is a genomic window from Lelliottia sp. JS-SCA-14.
GTAGAGCTTGTCAGAGAAGGCAATCTCCTGCTGACGTTTTTCAGTAATGGAGAGTGAAGAGATAATGGCATCGATTTTCTTGGCTTTCAGCGACGGGATTAACGCATCAAAATCGCTGCCCACCCATGTGCATTTCACCTGCATGCGCTTGCACATTTCATTTCCCAGATCGATATCAAAGCCGACGAAGTCGCCTTTCGCATCCTTGGACGAGAATGGCGCGTAAGTGGCGTCAGTACCGATACGCACTGTCTGAGGAAGTGCCGCATAGCTGCTCGCTGCCGCACTTAATCCCACCAGCAGAGACAGAGCCAGAACCGTCTTCTTCATACATTTACCCTCAAGTGTCGTGATTTTCTTATGGTTTATGTTGTGTGTTGTGTAACAGGCGTTCTCTTGCAGGTCTTATGCCATATTGCCGACGGGTCAAAAATTCGACGTTAAATATGTTAATAAAACGTTGCGATATTGCCTTAATAAGGAAAGATAGCAGGTCTGCCAAACGAACCGGAGAGGGAGAAAGGGAAAAAACGAATTAAATGTCGAGGATATGATCGCGGTTGCATAATTGCCCCGCAACGGGGCAACCAGGCTTATCATGCACCCAAAACGGGCAACGGGTTATGCGCCCTGCCAGCGGGCGAAGAGATCTTCCGGCAGGTCGATGTCAAACTGATCCAGTACGCGATTGACCGTCTGGTTGATCACGTCGTCCAGCGTTTGCGGGCGATGATAAAACGCCGGCACCGGCGGCATAATCACCGCGCCCAGCTCCGCCGCCTGGGTCATCAGGCGCAAATGGCCGAGATGCAGCGGCGTTTCACGCACGCAGAGCACCAGGGTGCGGCGCTCTTTCAGCACCACGTCGGCGGCGCGCGTCACCAGCGTGTCCGTATAGCTGTTCACGATGCCAGAGAGCGTTTTGATGGAGCACGGCAGGATAACCATGCCAGCAGTTTTAAACGAGCCTGAAGAGATGCTGGCGGCGATATCGCGGGCATCGTGCACCACGTCGGCCAGGGCCTGAACGTCGCGCAGGGAAAAATCGGTTTCGAGGGAGAGGGTCTGACGCGCCGCCTGGCTCATCACCAGATGGGTCTGGACATCCGCCACGTCGCGCAGTACTTCCAGCAGTCGTACGCCGTAAATGGCACCGCTGGCACCGGAGATCCCTACAATGAGTTGTTTCATGATTTCGCCCTTACTTGCATCTCGGGCAGACTGTGCAGGATTTTGCGGGGAGTTGCAAGTGAGGGCGCCCGCCCTCACTTGCCGAAGACTTAGCCTTCGTTGTGCATCTCTAAGCTTTCGAGATCGTTTTGCATCTGCACGGCTTTCGCATCGTCGTTGCGCAGCGAGTCGAGATAGTCAAGATACTGCTGATCAACGTCTTTAGTCACGTAAATACCGTTGAAGACCGAGCACTCAAACTGCTGAATATCCGGGTTCTCGGCGCGTACGGCGTCAATCAGATCGCTCAGGTCCTGGAAAATCAGGCCGTCAGCGCCGATGATCTGGCGAATCTCATCCACTTCGCGACCGTGAGCAATCAGCTCGTTGGCGGTCGGCATGTCGATGCCGTAGACGTTCGGGAAGCGAATTTCCGGCGCAGCAGAGGCCAGATAGACCTTCTTCGCACCCGCTTCACGCGCCATCTCGATGATCTGCTCAGACGTGGTGCCGCGCACAATGGAGTCGTCCACCAGCAGCACGTTCTTATCGCGGAACTCAGCGCGGTTGGCGTTGAGCTTACGACGCACGGACTTACGACGCAGCTGCTGGCCCGGCATGATAAAGGTGCGGCCCACGTAGCGGTTCTTAACGAAGCCCTGACGGTACGGTTTACCCAGGATTCGCGCCATTTCCAGGGCGATATCGCAGGAGGTTTCCGGGATCGGGATGACCACGTCGATATCCAGATCGTCCCACTCACGGGCAATCTTCTCACCGAGCTTGGTGCCCATGTTCACACGCGCGCTGTACACGGAAATCTTGTCGATGAACGAGTCCGGACGGGCGAAGTACACATATTCGAACAGGCACGGATTGCTGACCGGGTTTTCCGCGCACTGGCGGGTAAACAGCTGGCCTTTTTCAGTGATGTAGACAGCTTCGCCCGGTGCGACGTCGCGCAGGAACTCAAAGCCCAGGGTATCCAGCGCCACGCTTTCGGAGGCGACCATGTACTCGGTACGGCCATCGCCCAGATCGCGTTTACCCAGCACCAGCGGACGGATGCCGTTAGGATCGCGGAACGCCACCATACCGTGGCCGATAATCATCGCCACGCAGGCATATGCGCCACGGATCTGGCGGTTAGTCGCGGCAATGGCGGCAAAAATGTTGTCTGCTTCCAGCGGGTAATGGCGGAAGTTATCCAGCTCGCTGGCAAAGATATTGAGCAGGATTTCAGAATCAGAGGTGGTGTTAATGTGGCGACGCTTCTCTTCGAACAGCTTTTTACGCAGCTCGTGCGCGTTGGTCAGGTTGCCATTGTGGGCAAGCGTGATGCCATACGGAGAGTTGACGTAGAAAGGTTGTGCTTCAGAGGCGCTGGAACTGCCAGCAGTAGGATAACGAACGTGGCCAATCCCCATATTGCCCTGCAGGCGCTGCATATGGCGGGCTTCAAATACATCGTTGACCAGGCCATTCGCTTTGCGTAAACGGAAACAGTTGTTGGCATCAATGGTAATGATGCCTGCTGCATCCTGGCCACGGTGCTGAAGCACCGATAACGCGTCATAAATAGACTGGTTTACCGGCATGAAACCGGCGATACCGACAATACCGCACATTCGTCTTTTCCTCGTTAAGCCACATCTCAAAGTGATTACACTTTGGGCAAGAAACTCGACGAGCTTTGCAGATAGTCAAAGAACCATCTGATGATGAAGCTGAACTGTGGAATCAGCTGGGACTTGCTCCAGTCTTCGCTTTTTGAAAACCCGGTAAAGGTATCAAGGAAGAACAGAATCGCTGCCACGATCAGCGCGCCTCGCAGCGCACCAAAACAGATCCCCAGTACCCTGTCCGTTCCTGACAGACCGGTTTTCTCGACCAGCTGACCTATCACGTAGTTCACGATAGCGCCGACGAGAAGCGTCGCGACAAACAGCACCGCGATGGCGATTCCATTTCGGACCAGTTCATCTTCAAAGCCCGTGAACCAGACAGACAGGTAAGTGTAGTAATGACTGGCAACAAAGAAAGCACAACCCCATGTCACCAGCGATAACGCTTCACGAACAAAGCCACGGATCAGGCTAACCAGACAGGAAAAACCTATCACCGCAATGATGGCGTAATCAATCCAGACCATATGTGTCCCACGATTAAACGCCCTGTCATCCAGTTCGGGGCGAATTCTAACAGAAAAAGAAAACGTTTGCGTAGGGATTTCCTTCCCGCGCGTAAATAAAAAAGGCGCTGAAAAAATGCTCAACGCCGTCGGCCTTGTTGCCTTATCTGGCAATCTGGCGCACGCGATTTTCCCCTCACCCCGGCCCTCTCCCCAAAGGGGCGAGGGAGAAAAGACCGCACCGAACAGTCCCC
It includes:
- the cvpA gene encoding colicin V production protein, which encodes MVWIDYAIIAVIGFSCLVSLIRGFVREALSLVTWGCAFFVASHYYTYLSVWFTGFEDELVRNGIAIAVLFVATLLVGAIVNYVIGQLVEKTGLSGTDRVLGICFGALRGALIVAAILFFLDTFTGFSKSEDWSKSQLIPQFSFIIRWFFDYLQSSSSFLPKV
- the purF gene encoding amidophosphoribosyltransferase — encoded protein: MCGIVGIAGFMPVNQSIYDALSVLQHRGQDAAGIITIDANNCFRLRKANGLVNDVFEARHMQRLQGNMGIGHVRYPTAGSSSASEAQPFYVNSPYGITLAHNGNLTNAHELRKKLFEEKRRHINTTSDSEILLNIFASELDNFRHYPLEADNIFAAIAATNRQIRGAYACVAMIIGHGMVAFRDPNGIRPLVLGKRDLGDGRTEYMVASESVALDTLGFEFLRDVAPGEAVYITEKGQLFTRQCAENPVSNPCLFEYVYFARPDSFIDKISVYSARVNMGTKLGEKIAREWDDLDIDVVIPIPETSCDIALEMARILGKPYRQGFVKNRYVGRTFIMPGQQLRRKSVRRKLNANRAEFRDKNVLLVDDSIVRGTTSEQIIEMAREAGAKKVYLASAAPEIRFPNVYGIDMPTANELIAHGREVDEIRQIIGADGLIFQDLSDLIDAVRAENPDIQQFECSVFNGIYVTKDVDQQYLDYLDSLRNDDAKAVQMQNDLESLEMHNEG
- a CDS encoding UbiX family flavin prenyltransferase, whose protein sequence is MKQLIVGISGASGAIYGVRLLEVLRDVADVQTHLVMSQAARQTLSLETDFSLRDVQALADVVHDARDIAASISSGSFKTAGMVILPCSIKTLSGIVNSYTDTLVTRAADVVLKERRTLVLCVRETPLHLGHLRLMTQAAELGAVIMPPVPAFYHRPQTLDDVINQTVNRVLDQFDIDLPEDLFARWQGA